A genome region from Variovorax paradoxus includes the following:
- a CDS encoding SDR family NAD(P)-dependent oxidoreductase yields the protein MTASTTPGTPRIALITGGSRGLGRSAALALAADGVDVILTYVSNEASAQAVVSDIEAMGRRAVALRLDVGDSKTFAAFAQAVKAALAATWQRERFDFLVNNAGVGLHVNFEDMTEEQFDTLYNIHFKGTYFLTQKMLPLINDGGRIVNVSTGLTRFAMAGASAYASMKGAVETLTRYLAKELGARGIAANTIAPGAIETDFSGGMVRDNPQVNAMVAGFTALGRAGKPDDIGGAIAGLLGEGNRWVNAQRIEVSGGMLV from the coding sequence ATGACCGCATCCACCACCCCCGGCACTCCGCGCATCGCACTCATTACCGGCGGCAGCCGCGGCCTCGGCCGCAGCGCCGCGCTGGCGCTCGCGGCCGACGGCGTCGACGTGATCCTGACCTACGTGTCGAACGAAGCCAGCGCGCAGGCGGTGGTGTCGGACATCGAGGCGATGGGGCGGCGGGCCGTCGCGCTGCGGCTCGACGTGGGCGACAGCAAGACCTTCGCGGCCTTTGCACAGGCGGTGAAGGCGGCGCTCGCGGCCACGTGGCAGCGCGAGCGCTTCGACTTCCTGGTGAACAACGCCGGCGTCGGCCTGCATGTGAACTTCGAGGACATGACGGAGGAGCAGTTCGACACGCTCTACAACATCCACTTCAAGGGCACGTACTTCCTCACGCAGAAGATGCTGCCGCTGATCAACGACGGCGGGCGCATCGTGAACGTGTCGACGGGTCTCACGCGCTTCGCCATGGCCGGGGCCTCGGCCTACGCATCGATGAAGGGCGCCGTGGAAACGCTGACGCGCTACCTCGCCAAGGAGCTCGGCGCGCGCGGCATCGCCGCGAATACGATCGCACCGGGCGCCATCGAGACGGACTTCAGCGGCGGCATGGTGCGCGACAACCCGCAGGTCAACGCGATGGTTGCCGGCTTCACGGCGCTCGGGCGCGCAGGCAAGCCCGACGACATCGGCGGTGCGATCGCGGGCTTGCTCGGAGAGGGGAATCGCTGGGTGAATGCCCAGCGCATCGAGGTGTCTGGCGGGATGCTGGTCTGA
- the yjfF gene encoding galactofuranose ABC transporter, permease protein YjfF, which produces MSAVMDTTASPQSSAARGRGGRKGLNPKYLPLAATISLFVLVATLGSVFYDGFFSAQVFLNLLIDNAFLIVVAVGMTFVILSGGIDLSVGSVIALTTMVSASLVEKHGWSPAIVIPLVLAMGTAFGAFMGLLIERYRLQPFIVTLAGMFLARGLCYLISIDSISITNEFYSEVSQIRIPIWGEASVSISAVIAVAVLLAAVFIAHCTPFGRAVYAIGGSEHSAMLMGLPVRRTLIGVYTLSGFCSALAGVIFTFYMLSGYGLHAVGLELDAIAAVVIGGTLLTGGVGYVAGTLFGVLMLGIIQTLISFDGTLSSWWTRIVVGALLFVFCLLQRFFTSRAPRR; this is translated from the coding sequence ATGAGCGCGGTGATGGATACGACAGCCTCGCCCCAGTCCTCTGCCGCACGCGGACGAGGGGGCAGGAAAGGCCTCAACCCGAAGTACCTGCCGCTGGCGGCGACCATCTCGCTGTTCGTTCTCGTGGCCACGCTGGGCTCGGTGTTCTACGACGGCTTCTTCTCGGCGCAGGTGTTCCTCAACCTGCTGATCGACAACGCGTTCCTCATCGTCGTTGCCGTGGGCATGACCTTCGTGATCCTGTCGGGCGGCATCGACCTGTCGGTGGGCTCGGTGATCGCGCTCACGACCATGGTGTCGGCCTCGCTGGTCGAGAAGCACGGCTGGAGCCCCGCCATCGTGATCCCGCTGGTGCTGGCGATGGGCACGGCCTTCGGCGCGTTCATGGGACTGCTCATCGAACGCTACCGGCTGCAGCCCTTCATCGTCACGCTGGCGGGCATGTTCCTTGCGCGCGGGCTGTGCTATCTCATCAGCATCGACTCGATCAGCATCACCAACGAGTTCTACTCGGAGGTCTCGCAGATCCGCATCCCGATCTGGGGCGAGGCCTCGGTGTCGATCAGCGCGGTGATCGCGGTGGCGGTGCTGCTGGCGGCGGTGTTCATCGCGCACTGCACGCCGTTCGGCCGCGCGGTGTATGCCATCGGCGGCAGCGAGCATTCGGCGATGCTGATGGGCCTGCCGGTGCGGCGCACGCTCATCGGCGTGTACACGCTCTCGGGTTTCTGCTCGGCGCTGGCGGGCGTGATCTTCACCTTCTACATGCTCTCGGGCTACGGCCTGCACGCGGTGGGGCTGGAGCTCGACGCCATCGCCGCCGTGGTGATCGGCGGCACGCTGCTCACCGGCGGCGTGGGCTACGTGGCGGGCACGCTGTTCGGCGTGCTGATGCTCGGGATCATCCAGACCCTCATTTCCTTCGACGGCACGCTGAGCTCGTGGTGGACCCGCATCGTCGTGGGTGCGCTGCTGTTCGTCTTCTGCCTGCTGCAACGCTTCTTCACCTCGCGCGCCCCGCGCCGCTGA
- a CDS encoding sugar ABC transporter ATP-binding protein, whose amino-acid sequence MTDTTSPPVLALRGIHKQFGGIPVLRDVQLNLYPGEIHALMGQNGAGKSTLIKVLTGVLPSSGGEIALDGLPIHPASPLDAQKLGISTVYQEVNLCPNLSVAENVFAGRYPRCGLAQGFRIDWAAVNRRAEELLARIGLDIDVTRLLSSYSVAVQQMVAIARALGVSSKVLILDEPTSSLDDDEVEKLFEVLRRLRGEGLAIVFVTHFLNQMYAVSDRITVLRNGGWIGEWRAADLGPQALIAAMLGRELAAQSARPAVLPAFDEAAPALLQAEGLGQAGQLQATDLRVRAGEVVGIAGLLGAGRTELARLLFGLETPDRGVLKVDGRSVGFSNPADAIREGLALCPEERKTDGIVAELSVRENIALALQARLGAKRFLSHAEQTEMAERFVKSLGIKTASVETPIGLLSGGNQQKAMIARWLATEPRLLILDEPTRGIDVAAKQEIMEEILRLAKAGMAVVFISSEMSEVVRVAHRIVVLRDRKKVGELPGGSSEDEVYEMIAAT is encoded by the coding sequence ATGACGGACACCACCAGCCCTCCCGTGCTCGCGCTGCGGGGCATCCACAAGCAGTTCGGCGGCATTCCGGTGCTGCGCGATGTGCAGCTGAACCTGTACCCCGGCGAGATCCATGCGCTGATGGGGCAGAACGGCGCGGGCAAGTCGACGCTCATCAAGGTGCTGACGGGCGTGCTGCCTTCCAGCGGAGGCGAGATCGCCCTGGACGGCCTGCCGATTCACCCGGCTTCGCCGCTCGACGCGCAGAAGCTGGGCATCAGCACGGTCTACCAGGAAGTGAACCTGTGCCCGAACCTGTCGGTGGCCGAGAACGTGTTCGCGGGCCGCTATCCGCGCTGTGGCCTGGCGCAGGGATTCCGCATCGACTGGGCGGCTGTGAACCGGCGCGCCGAGGAACTGCTGGCGCGCATCGGCCTGGACATCGACGTGACGCGGCTGCTGTCGAGCTACTCGGTGGCGGTGCAGCAGATGGTGGCGATCGCGCGCGCGCTCGGCGTGTCCTCGAAGGTGCTGATCCTCGACGAGCCGACCTCGAGCCTGGACGACGACGAGGTGGAAAAGCTCTTCGAAGTGCTGCGGCGCCTGCGTGGCGAAGGGCTGGCCATCGTCTTCGTGACGCACTTCCTCAACCAGATGTACGCGGTCTCGGACCGCATCACGGTGCTGCGCAACGGCGGCTGGATCGGCGAATGGCGTGCAGCGGACCTGGGGCCGCAGGCGCTGATTGCCGCGATGCTCGGGCGCGAACTGGCGGCGCAGTCTGCGCGGCCGGCGGTCTTGCCCGCATTCGATGAAGCGGCGCCGGCGTTGCTGCAGGCCGAAGGACTGGGGCAGGCCGGCCAGTTGCAGGCGACCGACCTGCGCGTGCGCGCCGGCGAGGTCGTCGGCATTGCGGGACTGCTGGGCGCGGGCCGCACGGAACTCGCGCGCCTGCTGTTCGGCCTCGAGACACCGGACCGCGGCGTGCTCAAGGTCGACGGGCGCTCCGTCGGCTTCTCGAACCCTGCGGATGCCATCCGCGAAGGCCTCGCGCTGTGCCCCGAGGAACGCAAGACCGACGGCATCGTCGCGGAACTGTCGGTGCGCGAGAACATCGCGCTGGCGCTGCAGGCGCGCCTCGGTGCCAAGCGCTTTCTGTCGCATGCCGAGCAGACGGAGATGGCCGAGCGCTTCGTGAAGTCGCTGGGCATCAAGACCGCGAGCGTCGAGACGCCCATCGGGCTGCTGTCGGGCGGCAACCAGCAGAAGGCGATGATCGCGCGCTGGCTCGCGACTGAACCGCGCCTGCTGATCCTGGACGAGCCCACGCGCGGCATCGACGTGGCAGCCAAGCAGGAAATCATGGAAGAGATATTGCGGCTTGCGAAGGCGGGCATGGCGGTGGTCTTCATCTCGTCGGAGATGAGCGAGGTGGTGCGCGTGGCGCACCGCATCGTGGTGCTGCGCGATCGGAAGAAGGTGGGGGAGCTGCCGGGGGGCTCTTCCGAGGACGAGGTGTACGAAATGATCGCTGCAACATGA
- a CDS encoding IlvD/Edd family dehydratase — MTKKLRSTEWFGSADKNGFMYRSWMKNQGIPDHEFDGRPIIGICNTWSELTPCNAHFRKIAEHVKRGISEAGGFPVEFPVFSNGESNLRPTAMLTRNLASMDVEEAIRGNPVDAVVLLTGCDKTTPALLMGAASCDIPAIVVTGGPMLNGKLEGRNIGSGTAVWQLHESLKAGEINLHQFLSAEGGMSRSAGTCNTMGTASTMACMAEALGTSLPHNAAIPAVDARRYVLAQMSGMRAVQMAQEGLTLSKILTREAFENAIRVNAAIGGSTNAVIHLKAIAGRIGVELELEDWTRIGSHTPTIVDLMPSGRFLMEEFYYAGGLPAVLRRLGENGLLPHPDALTVNGQSIWDNVREAPSFDDEVIRPLDNPLIADGGIRILRGNLSPRGAVLKPSAATPELLKHRGRAVVFENLEHYKERIVDEDLDIDASCVMVLKNCGPKGYPGMAEVGNMGLPPKLLRQGVKDMVRISDARMSGTAYGTVVLHVAPEAADGGPLAAVRDGDWIELDCDAGRLHLDISDEELASRLASLSSTDAQPMSTRGGGYQKLYVNHVLQADEGCDFDFLVGCRGAAVPRHSH, encoded by the coding sequence ATGACAAAGAAACTGCGCTCGACCGAATGGTTCGGCTCGGCCGACAAGAACGGCTTCATGTACCGCAGCTGGATGAAGAACCAGGGCATTCCGGACCACGAGTTCGACGGCCGCCCGATCATCGGCATCTGCAACACCTGGTCGGAACTCACGCCGTGCAACGCGCACTTCCGAAAGATCGCCGAGCACGTGAAGCGCGGCATCTCGGAAGCGGGCGGCTTCCCGGTGGAGTTCCCCGTGTTCTCCAACGGCGAGTCGAACCTGCGCCCCACCGCGATGCTCACGCGCAACCTCGCGAGCATGGACGTGGAGGAAGCCATCCGCGGCAACCCGGTCGATGCGGTGGTGCTGCTCACCGGTTGCGACAAGACCACGCCCGCGCTGCTGATGGGCGCGGCGAGCTGCGACATCCCGGCCATCGTGGTGACCGGCGGACCGATGCTCAACGGGAAGCTCGAGGGCAGGAACATCGGCTCGGGCACGGCCGTGTGGCAGCTGCACGAATCGCTGAAGGCCGGCGAGATCAACCTGCACCAGTTCCTTTCGGCCGAGGGCGGCATGTCGCGTTCGGCGGGCACCTGCAACACCATGGGTACGGCCTCGACGATGGCCTGCATGGCCGAGGCGCTGGGCACTTCGCTGCCGCACAACGCGGCGATTCCGGCAGTGGACGCGCGGCGCTACGTGCTCGCGCAGATGTCGGGCATGCGCGCGGTGCAGATGGCACAGGAGGGGCTCACGCTCTCGAAGATCCTCACGCGCGAAGCCTTCGAGAACGCCATCCGCGTGAACGCGGCCATCGGCGGATCGACCAATGCGGTGATCCACCTGAAGGCCATCGCGGGGCGCATCGGCGTCGAGCTGGAGCTGGAAGACTGGACGCGCATCGGCAGCCATACCCCGACCATCGTCGACCTGATGCCTTCGGGCCGCTTCCTCATGGAAGAGTTCTATTACGCAGGCGGATTGCCCGCCGTGCTGCGCCGGCTCGGCGAGAACGGCCTGCTGCCGCACCCGGATGCGCTCACCGTCAACGGCCAGTCGATCTGGGACAACGTGCGCGAGGCGCCGAGCTTCGACGACGAGGTGATCCGCCCGCTGGACAACCCGCTCATTGCCGACGGCGGCATCCGCATCCTGCGCGGCAACCTCTCGCCGCGCGGCGCGGTACTCAAGCCCTCGGCCGCAACGCCCGAGTTGCTGAAGCACCGCGGACGCGCCGTGGTGTTCGAGAACCTCGAGCACTACAAGGAACGCATCGTCGACGAGGACCTCGACATCGACGCGAGCTGCGTGATGGTGCTGAAGAACTGCGGCCCCAAGGGCTACCCCGGCATGGCCGAGGTCGGCAACATGGGGCTGCCGCCGAAGCTGCTGCGCCAGGGCGTGAAGGACATGGTGCGCATCTCCGATGCGCGCATGAGCGGCACGGCCTACGGCACGGTGGTGCTGCACGTCGCACCCGAAGCCGCCGACGGCGGGCCGCTGGCGGCGGTGCGCGACGGTGACTGGATCGAGCTCGATTGCGATGCGGGCCGGCTGCATCTGGACATCAGCGACGAAGAGCTCGCATCGCGCCTCGCGTCGCTGTCGAGCACCGATGCACAGCCCATGAGCACACGCGGCGGTGGCTACCAGAAGCTCTACGTCAACCACGTGCTGCAGGCCGACGAAGGCTGCGACTTCGACTTTCTCGTCGGCTGCCGCGGCGCGGCCGTTCCCCGCCATTCACACTGA
- a CDS encoding ABC transporter permease, whose translation MNRFSSLMSHRLAWPIVTLLLLLAINTAFNASFLRLEWRDGHLYGSLVDILNRAAPLVLVSLGMTLVIATRGIDISVGAVVAIAASLAAWMIGGSVANDVSRFPMSLAILAAIGIALLCGLWNGLLVARVGMQPIIATLILMVAGRGIAQLIADGQIITIYYKPFFFLGSGYLLGLPFSLFIAAAVFAVLYLAITRTALGLFIQAVGINPTAARVAGVQARRLIVGAYAFCGACAGVAGLLISSNVKSADGNNAGQLIELDAILAVTLGGTALTGGRFSLVGSVIGALIIQTLTYAIYSLGVPPEINLVVKAGVVFAVMLLQSPEFRAQVRTLVQRPAHEGAKA comes from the coding sequence ATGAACCGCTTCTCGTCCCTCATGAGCCACCGCCTGGCCTGGCCCATCGTCACATTGCTGTTGCTGCTGGCCATCAACACCGCCTTCAACGCCAGCTTCCTGCGCCTCGAATGGCGCGACGGGCATCTGTACGGCAGCCTCGTCGACATCCTCAACCGCGCGGCGCCGCTGGTGCTGGTGTCGCTCGGCATGACGCTGGTGATCGCCACGCGCGGCATCGACATCTCGGTGGGGGCCGTGGTGGCCATCGCGGCCTCGCTCGCGGCCTGGATGATCGGCGGCTCGGTGGCCAACGACGTGAGCCGCTTCCCGATGTCGCTCGCGATCCTCGCGGCCATCGGCATCGCGCTGCTGTGCGGGCTGTGGAACGGCCTGCTGGTGGCCAGGGTGGGCATGCAGCCGATCATCGCGACGCTGATCCTGATGGTGGCCGGCCGCGGCATCGCGCAGCTCATTGCCGACGGGCAGATCATCACGATCTACTACAAGCCCTTCTTCTTCCTCGGCAGCGGCTACCTGCTGGGGCTGCCCTTCTCGCTGTTCATCGCGGCGGCGGTGTTCGCGGTGCTCTACCTCGCGATCACGCGCACGGCGCTGGGGCTGTTCATCCAGGCGGTGGGCATCAACCCGACCGCGGCGCGCGTGGCCGGCGTGCAGGCCCGGCGGCTCATCGTGGGTGCCTATGCGTTCTGCGGCGCGTGCGCCGGCGTGGCGGGGCTGCTGATCAGCTCCAACGTGAAGAGCGCGGACGGCAACAACGCGGGCCAGCTCATCGAGCTCGACGCGATCCTCGCTGTGACGCTGGGTGGCACGGCGCTGACCGGCGGCCGCTTCAGCCTGGTGGGCAGCGTGATCGGCGCGCTGATCATCCAGACGCTGACGTATGCGATCTATTCGCTGGGCGTGCCGCCGGAGATCAACCTCGTGGTGAAGGCGGGCGTGGTGTTCGCGGTGATGCTGCTGCAGTCGCCGGAGTTCAGGGCTCAAGTGCGGACCCTGGTGCAGCGGCCCGCGCATGAAGGGGCGAAGGCATGA
- a CDS encoding dihydrodipicolinate synthase family protein: MTPRYRGIFPVVPTTFTEQGALDIESQKRCVDFMIDAGSDGLCILANFSEQFVLSDDEREVLTRSILEHVKGRVPVIVTTTHYSTKVCAERSRRAQDMGAAMLMVMPPYHGATFRVPEPQIYEFYARLSDAVSIPIMIQDAPASGTVLSAPFLARMAKEIEQVAYFKIETPGAASKLRELIRLGGDAIEGPWDGEEAITLMPDLDAGATGSMTGGGYPDGIRPIIEAHRAGDRDKAFALYQQWLPLINYENRQAGLLACKSLMKEGGVIACEAPRHPLPAMHPETRAGLIETAKRLDPLVLRWGR; this comes from the coding sequence ATGACCCCCAGATACCGCGGCATCTTCCCGGTGGTGCCGACCACCTTCACCGAACAGGGCGCGCTCGACATCGAGAGCCAGAAGCGCTGCGTCGACTTCATGATCGATGCGGGTTCCGATGGCCTCTGCATCCTCGCGAATTTCTCGGAGCAGTTCGTGCTGTCCGATGACGAGCGAGAGGTGCTGACGCGCAGCATCCTCGAACACGTCAAGGGCCGCGTGCCGGTGATCGTGACGACCACGCACTACAGCACCAAGGTCTGCGCCGAACGCAGCCGCCGCGCGCAGGACATGGGCGCGGCGATGCTGATGGTGATGCCGCCGTACCACGGAGCAACCTTTCGCGTGCCGGAGCCGCAGATCTACGAGTTCTATGCGCGGCTGTCGGACGCGGTGAGCATCCCCATCATGATCCAGGACGCACCGGCCAGCGGCACGGTGCTGTCGGCGCCGTTCCTCGCACGCATGGCCAAAGAGATCGAGCAGGTCGCGTATTTCAAGATCGAGACGCCCGGCGCGGCGTCGAAGCTGCGCGAGCTGATCCGCCTCGGCGGCGATGCCATCGAAGGGCCGTGGGACGGCGAGGAAGCCATCACGCTGATGCCCGACCTCGATGCCGGTGCGACAGGATCGATGACCGGCGGCGGCTACCCCGACGGCATCCGGCCGATCATCGAGGCGCACCGCGCGGGCGACCGCGACAAGGCCTTCGCGCTCTATCAGCAGTGGCTGCCGCTCATCAACTACGAGAACCGGCAGGCCGGCCTGCTGGCCTGCAAGTCGCTCATGAAGGAGGGCGGCGTGATCGCCTGCGAGGCGCCCCGGCATCCGCTGCCGGCGATGCACCCCGAGACGCGCGCCGGGCTGATCGAGACGGCGAAGCGGCTCGACCCGCTGGTGCTGCGCTGGGGTCGGTAG